A genomic segment from Glycine soja cultivar W05 chromosome 18, ASM419377v2, whole genome shotgun sequence encodes:
- the LOC114397659 gene encoding uncharacterized protein LOC114397659, whose product MAGEDQNKGKASNCHPTKQRSRHLPRMTTQIPQYALSDTVYHPSDPPARTSDVTPPPSIQGVHSPCTSQPTNSDAGRTLRSSIALETQSNDGKPILCLDGQGFLPSRPAANGITDILTSHYIDPWPSWKKIPISSRDSWFEEFLIKFSISPPDYNWAKKNFEMRGSILLTNKLNKARTTMDKPNWIKDSVWEILCDHWRSEGFKKKSAQAKTNRASNCGASHTGGSISASQHRANMMKETGTTPTPLELFRRMHQRKDNTWVDRRSQLLNEAFTHTLKQLTERALAQGKPPPSEFDVWCDVARSKKGKVYGLGMESMAVAGRPCYHDSSSSIEWVKKQEFDELRKKMEGVINGRDGLQTKVANIERLLEQNNALIRQLMESMNR is encoded by the exons ATGGCAGGGGAAGATCAGAATAAAGGAAAAGCTTCTAACTGTCATCCAACAAAACAACGTAGTAGACATCTACCACGAATGACTACTCAAATTCCACAGTATGCTTTGTCAGATACAGTATATCATCCCTCTGATCCACCTGCTAGGACATCTGATGTGACACCTCCACCTTCAATACAAGGGGTACACTCACCATGTACTTCACAACCAACAAATTCAGATGCAGGACGCACCCTTAGATCATCTATTGCATTAGAGACACAGAGCAATGATGGGAAGCCAATTCTATGCCTTGATGGACAAGG ATTCTTACCTTCACGCCCTGCTGCTAATGGGATTACGGATATCCTCACGAGTCATTATATTGACCCCTGGCCATCTTGGAAGAAGATACCGATTAGCTCAAGGGACTCATGGTTTGAAGAATTTTTG ATTAAGTTTTCTATTAGTCCACCAGATTACAATTGggcaaaaaagaattttgagaTGCGAGGTTCAATATTGCTGACAAATAAGCTAAATAAGGCTCGGACCACAATGGATAAACCAAATTGGATTAAAGATAGTGTTTGGGAGATATTGTGCGATCATTGGAGATCTGAAGGATTCAAAAAGAAGAGTGCCCAAGCAAAAACAAATCGAGCATCTAATTGTGGAGCATCTCACACTGGTGGCTCTATTTCCGCATCTCAGCATAGAGCTAATATG ATGAAAGAGACCGGAACCACTCCAACTCCATTGGAGTTGTTTCGTCGCATGCACCAACGTAAGGACAACACATGGGTGGATAGGAGATCACAACTTTTAAAT GAGGCATTTACACACACATTGAAACAATTGACCGAACGAGCATTGGCACAAGGAAAACCTCCACCAAGTGAGTTTGATGTGTGGTGTGATGTAGCTAGGTCGAAGAAAGGAAAAGTATATGGTCTTGGAATGGAATCTATGGCAGTTGCAGGAAGGCCTTGCTATCATGACTCATCTTCATCAATAGAGTGGGTAAAAAAACAAGAGTTTGATGAATTGAGAAAAAAGATGGAAGGAGTTATAAATGGAAGAGATGGGCTTCAAACCAAAGTTGCAAATATTGAGAGGCTTCTTGAGCAGAACAATGCATTGATACGACAATTGATGGAAAGCATGAATCGTTAG